GGGCAAGGCGTTGACGCCGAGTTCGTGGCGCTGACCGTCCCGTGCGACGGCGACATCTCGCGGGAGCGCGATCCGGTCGCCATGGGCGTCGAGCAGGTCTGCGGCGCGGTCGATCTCGTCCCAGTAGCCTTGATCGTAGATGAAATCGGAGCTGGCATCGCCGAGATCGACGCCGTCCGCGATGAGGAAGACGTTGCCGACGACGCCCGCGGTGAGGACGTGGTCGGCCAGCCCCTTCTCGAGGACGGACCAGGCGACGTCGATCGAGTCGGGCACTTTCGCGCCGCCGAGGACGTAGACGCGGGGGTGGCCGGTCTCCTCGATCGATCCCAGCACCTCGAGTTCGGACTCCATCACGCGGCCGGCGTAGCTGGGAAGCACCGTCGGGAGACCGACGAGCGAGGGCTGTGAGCGGTGGGCCGCGGCGAAGGCATCGTTGACGTAGGCGTCCAGCACCGGCTCGAGGCCCTCGACGAGGTGGGTCCGAGCGGCCCGTTCGGGGTCGAACTCCATGTACTCCTCGCTGTAGAAGCGGGTGTTCTCGAGGACGACGCAGTCGCCGTCAGAGAGACCCCTGACGGCCTCGCGGGCGGCGTCGGTGAAGGTCGCATCGACGTAGTCGACGGGCTGGCCAAGCAGTTTCGCGAGGCGATCGGCGTGGGATGCGAGCGAGACGAAGTCGTCGCCGCCGGGTCGACCCTGATGAGCGAGGACGGCGACCTGACCGCCGTGCTCGAGCAGTTCCGAGAGGGTGTCGACGTGTGCGCGCAGTCGGGCGTCGTCTGCGAGCGTGTCATCATCGTCGATCGGACTATTGACGTCGACGCGAACACCGACGGTAGTCCCTTCGACGTCCAGGTCGTCGAGGGTCTCGATCATTATCGACCTGTCCACCGCGCCACCCGAAAGGTCTTTCTATCGGAGAGATACGGATCGGGAGCCGCTGATACGGGCCTACCGGTGGAGGGGCCGGCTACCGATCACACCGTCCGGCAGTCCGCACAGACCAGTTGGCCGTTGGCGTCCCAGAGCGAGTCAGCGAGCGAGCCACAGGCCTCACAGACGCCCTGGGTCGTGTATTCGTCGCCGCCGTTGGGACGCAGCGGCGCGTCGCTCTCCTCAGTCGCGCGTGCGGGTCCGGGTTCGACGACCGCTCGATCGCGGTCGACCGGCGGCTCGCTCGAGCGGGCCGGGGTCATCGTTGCCTGGAACGAGCCCGCGGCAGCGATGACGTCTCGCTGGGTAATCAGGCCGGCGACGCCGTCATCATCTTCGACGACGACGTTGCGGATGTTCTGGCGGGCCATCGTAGTCGCGACGTCGGTGAGCGACCGATTGGGACCGACCGTGATGACCGGCGTCGTCATCACGTCGCCGATGGTGGTCTCGGCCGGATCGAGATCGTCGGCGACGAGCCCAAGCACGTCCCACTCGGTCATGATACCGACCGGCTTCGCGCCGCGAACGACTAGTGCGCAACTCGTCCGTTCCTCACGCATGAGTCGAACGACCTCGCGGACGGTGTCAGACTCGCTGACGCCGACGTAATCAGACGTCAAGACATCTCTGACGGACAGTTCCGATTCCATGTGTGAATGGTACCCACGAACGGGCTAAAAGGTACCCCCGTCACACTTAAGCAAACCGGCGGCGAAGTTCTCTCCCTTCGGGTTTCAGGCCGTCTCCCACTCGAGTTCGACCCGGGACCCGTCCGCCCGGCAGGTCTCGAGTGCGTGTTTCGCCTCGAAGCCGGCCTCGTGGGCGCTCTTCCCGCGGCCGACGCCGACCTGCATCCCGACGTCGACGGCCTCCTCGACGTGGGCGACGGCCTCCTCGTAGTCGCCTTTCGCGAGGTCGGGACAGACGACGATGACGTTGTCGCCGCCGACGAAAAAGGAGAGACTGTCGTGGGCGTAGCGCATGTGTCGCATGAGTTCGGCATACCCCTGCTCGATCTCGATGAAGGTGTCGAAGGCGTTGAGTTCGTCCGTGTAGTTGCCGGTCGCGTTGATCACGTCGAAGTGTGCGATCTGGATGTCCTCGTCGGCCCGGTAGTCGTCCTCAATGACTCGGCCCTTGAGACACTCGCGTCGGTTTTCGTCCTGTGCGCTGCCGGCATCCTGTAGGCGTTCGGTCGCGTCGGACAGCGCTTGAACCGGACTCGTGCCGGTCGCGACGCCGAGGCTCAGGCTGACGGGATAGCGGTTGCCGACCGATTCCTGTAGCAGTGCGTGGTCTTCGAGCGAGCAGCCGTTCGTGACGGCGATCATGTTGTCGAAGCGAGTGAAGAAGACGTAGCCGCCGCGATTGCCCACGAACTGAGAGATATCGGCGAACAGTCGGGACTGCATGGTCTGAAGGTCGGCCTCCCGACGCGGCTCCGGCGTCACGGTCCACGGCCCGTAGTTGTCGATCTGAACGAGCGTTACCTGCGTGTTAGTCACTGTAGGCGATCATTTCGAACGCCGTCGTATAAGTGATACGTAATCCAGATTCGTGATGCGGCTCGGACGCGTCCCTCATACGGTCTCCTGTAAGTCATTGCCGGCGCAACCCCGTCCGCTCTGGGGTTGCGCCGGTAAATCGTTACAGTAATCCGTATCAGGCGTGTTTCTTCTCGGGATTCTCGCCCTGCGGGTGGTACTTCCAGAAGTTACCAGCGCGCATCGCATCGCCGACGGCCTTGTGCATGTCGAGCATCGTCTCGAACTCCTCGGGTTCGACGTACTCGAAGATCTCGCTCAGCGGGACGACCGTCTCGTAGTTGATCCGGATCGGGTAGTCGCCGTACTCCTCGACGAACTCGTCGCGGTCCATCGGGTAGTCCTCCTCCTCGTCGACTTTGTCCGCGATGATCCGCATGTCGAACTTGCGCATCCCCTCGCTGCCCTCCTCGCCGTCGGGATCGACCGGCCAGTTGCTGCTCATACCCGGACGTGTGTAGGGGTCCCGCAAAAGGATTACTCCTCGTCGCCGCCGGTCCGCGGTCGGTCGACCAGGTCAACGCCGGTCAGTTCGAACCGTGCCCCGCCGTTGTCCCCCTCGGTGACGGTCACCGTCCAGCCGTGGGCCTCGGCGATCCGCTCGACGATCGCGAGCCCGAGACCGGTCCCGGCCCCGTCGCTCGAGTAGCCGCTCTCGAACACCTCGTCGCGCTCGTCGGCCGGGATGCCGGAGCCGTCGTCCGCGACGAAGAAGCCGTTGCCGTCCGCGTCGTCGAGTTCGCCGACGGTGAGCGTCAGGTCGGTATCGTCATGTTCGACGGCGTCCTGACGAGCCTGCGAGTCAGGGCTCGTCGAGCCATGCTCGACGGCGTCCCGCTGAGATCCCGAAGCGGGGCTCGTGGAACCGTGTTCCACGGAATTACTGATGAGGTTCTCGAGGAGTTGCGTGAGCCGCGCCCGGTCGGCTTGGACGACGGCGTCCGTCTCGATCTCTAGTGCAGCGGCGGCCGTCTCGACGTGCCGCCAGCAGTCCTCGGTAAGGGTCGCGAGATCGACGGGTTCGGTGTTGGGGTCCGGATCCCGCTCACGTGCAACCGTCAAGAGGTTCTCAATCAGGACCGCCATTCGGTCGTGGGCCCACGCGACGGCCTCGAGATCCTCGTCGGTACAGTCATCGGTCTCGCGGGCCTGTTCGAGGTGGCCCTGTGCGACGTTCAGTGGGTTTCGGAGGTCGTGGGAGACGATCCCGGCGAATCGATTGAGGCGTTCGTTCTGTGCCGTCAGTTCTCGCTCGCGGGCTTTGCGGTCGGAAATATTGCGCAAGACGCCGACGGTCCCGCTGAAGTGACCGTCCTCGTCCGTCGGCAGGGCCGCGATATGGTTCTCGTTCGGGTGGCGTTCGCCGTCTTTCGTGATCGTCTCCATTTCGAACGACACGTGCTCGCGGTCGTCGTCGCACAACAGTGCCTCGATTTCCGATTCGGCGGTGTCGATATCGTCGTCGTCCATGATGATCGAGACGTGTTCGCCGACCATCTCTTCGGGCTCGTACCCCGTCGTCGTTTCCTCGGCGTTGATCGGAGGGACGACCTCGGTGAGATAGCCGTCGGCGTCCAACGTGTACACCTCGTCGGGAATCGTCTCGAGGATCGTCTCGTAGCGCTCGAGTTCACGTTCGCGCGCTTTGCGCTCGGTGATGTTGCGAACGACGCCGGCGACGCCCCGGTATCGGCCGTTCTCGAGGGGTAACAGCGAGAGGTGGTCCTCACAGCGGATCCGCTCGCCGTCGCTCGTTTCGACGGTGATCTCGTACGTCCGCTGGCGCTCGCTGTCGTCCGAGAGCAGAGATGTGATGCACGCTTCTCCGCCTTCTACGGACGGCTCATCGAGGAGAAATGAGACGTGCTTGCCGACGATATCGCTCTTCTCGTAGCCGGTCATCTCGGCGTAGGCGTCGTTGACGAACGCGTATCGCCCCGCGGAATCGACCGTGTAGACGGGGTCCCCGAGGGCGTCGATGATCGTCTCGTAGCGCTCGAGGTCGCGTTCGCGTTCCTTGCGGTCCGTCATCTCTCGAACCGTACAGATGAGGTCGCCGTTGCCGGTCGTCGACAGCGAGTGGGCCTCGACGAATGTACTGCCGTCCGCCCGCAGGCCGGTCGTCTCGCCGTACCAGTCGCCCTCAGCCATCACCGTCGGAATGATTTCGTCGCGGACGGTCTCGATATCCTCGTCCGGGTAGAGTAGACCCCAGTGTTCGCCGATCAGTTCCGCCGGCTCGTAGCCGTAGAGGTCGGCGTAGGACTGATTCACGTAGACGAATTGGCCCGCATCGTCGAGTAGGCTGATGCCTTCCCGTGCGGTTTCGACGGCGCGGAGCTGGCGCTCGCATTGCGAGTGATCGCGGGCCGTCTCGATGGCCCCGATGATCCCGTCTCTCAGTCTCGCGGACCCGCTACTCCCGTCGTCTTTCGGGACGTAGTCCGTCACCCCGGCTCCGATCGCCTCGCTCGCGAGGGCTTCCGAGCCCGAATCGGTGTACAGGACGAACGGCACCTCCTCGTGGGTCGCTCGGACGGCATCGAAAAACGCCAGTCCGTCCATCTCGGGGAGTTCGTACTCCGAGACGAGACAGTCGATCTCGGTGTGCTCGAGGCGATCGAGTCCGTCGCTCGCGCTGGTCACACTGAGCGTTTCGATGGGGACCTCAGCTCGCTCGAGGCACTCGGCGGTTGCGGCCGTCCACGTCGGGTCGGTGTCCACGTGGAGGACGCGAATCGGGTCCATTGAGACGCCCCGACGCGGGGATTCGTCTCGAATGTTCATGAACTGTTTCTCGGGACGATGGGGATATAGATTGGGGCCACTCACGAACCGCTTTCGGCGGCCGTTAAGCCCTGTCTGTCGAAATTCCTGATTATCGGTTGTGGATATTTATGGTGGAGAATTGCGATCGATCGGAGCGCCGTCCCCGGAATCGGTGTCCCAAATCCGACCGGAAGCCGTTCGAGATAGCGCCGCGAACCGAGCGACGAGGAACGCTGCGAACTGGGTATCAGTCCCATCGCGAGGATGGCCCCCGCTCGAGCGGCGGTGATTACGTACCGAGGCGGGATCGATCGCGTTCGTGCCGGTCTCTTTCACCAACTTTGCAGTAGATATAAGTCATAACAGCTAAACGAATAGACTGGAAGCCGATCTCCAGAAATGGGGCGTTATTGAAACGTCCCGGGTGGAACCAGCACCCGAGACTTGGCTTCCATCCGATGCGGACCGAAGCCATGATTGCGTACATTCTACCGGGATATAAACGTCCCGCACGATCATTGAATCGCCCGACACGACCAGTCTCGACGTTGCAACAGAGTACGAGCGGTGGCCGTGATGCGTAACGATCAGACAGCGAGTGACGACACTGACTCGTCGTCACCGCCCGACTGTCCGCGCTGTGGCGAGCGGGTCGCGTTCGTCACCGTCACCGGTCCCATGACGGCATCGGCCAGTCCCTGTGGCTGTACGGTCCCGCCAAATCTGGTCCAGCGCGAGGAGTAGCCCGGGGCTCGGACTCGAGCCCCGACGATCAACCGGCCGTTCGGCGGTGCCGATCGAAATCACCACCCTGCCGACATCGTTCGTCGGACGGTCGGTTCGGAATTGGGGCCTCGAGTACAGCTCTTTTGAAGGCTATTTTGACTCTAAGTGGTTTAATTTAAACGCTTAATACTGTGATGTCGTGACAGGGTTTATAGGTAGATACTGTCTCGATTTAGAAAATAATGGGAATGGGACAATCAACGGATGATGGGGCAAACGATGATCCACCGACTGTCTATCAGGTTCCGATAAAGACGGAAGACGACGAGCCAATTCGGACTAATTTCGAGCGAACTGTTGTTGAGGGAGTTCGCCGGGAACAACTCGAAGATCTCTGTGAAATCCCGCTTGAGCAGAAGATGCTCCGAGTATGGGGTAATCGAGAAGACAAACCAGCCGATACCGGTGATTATCTCTTATTTGCCGATCGGGATGGCCGCCATGGAGGCGACTATATGCTTCTTGCCCGTGTGGATTTTGCGACGATTCTAGACGAGGAGACTGCAGCGGCGTTTACGGATACAATTGGATGGGGAGAGGTGACGGATGTCTCGTATCCTCACGTACTGTTTCTCGACCCTGTGTACGAGACGACCCTCGATCAGGAGGACTTTTGGGAGACACTTGGCTTCCGAGGGTGGCCGAACGACACGTTCAGCGGCATCAACTTTGATCGCGCCGGGTCGACATTCTTCACAGAGTATACTTCGGTCGACGGGTTCATCGAAGAAATTCAGGGTAACAAGATCTATCCGATCGAATCGGCCGACGAATATGAGACTCTCGAGGCAGCGATAGCCGATGTCCGAACTCGACTCGAAGACTCCGCAACAGAAACGTCGTGGCTCAAAACCCGTCTCGGTGAGGTACTCGTCGCAGAGTGGTC
This genomic stretch from Natrinema sp. SYSU A 869 harbors:
- a CDS encoding DUF5785 family protein, yielding MSSNWPVDPDGEEGSEGMRKFDMRIIADKVDEEEDYPMDRDEFVEEYGDYPIRINYETVVPLSEIFEYVEPEEFETMLDMHKAVGDAMRAGNFWKYHPQGENPEKKHA
- a CDS encoding PAS domain S-box protein, giving the protein MNIRDESPRRGVSMDPIRVLHVDTDPTWTAATAECLERAEVPIETLSVTSASDGLDRLEHTEIDCLVSEYELPEMDGLAFFDAVRATHEEVPFVLYTDSGSEALASEAIGAGVTDYVPKDDGSSGSARLRDGIIGAIETARDHSQCERQLRAVETAREGISLLDDAGQFVYVNQSYADLYGYEPAELIGEHWGLLYPDEDIETVRDEIIPTVMAEGDWYGETTGLRADGSTFVEAHSLSTTGNGDLICTVREMTDRKERERDLERYETIIDALGDPVYTVDSAGRYAFVNDAYAEMTGYEKSDIVGKHVSFLLDEPSVEGGEACITSLLSDDSERQRTYEITVETSDGERIRCEDHLSLLPLENGRYRGVAGVVRNITERKARERELERYETILETIPDEVYTLDADGYLTEVVPPINAEETTTGYEPEEMVGEHVSIIMDDDDIDTAESEIEALLCDDDREHVSFEMETITKDGERHPNENHIAALPTDEDGHFSGTVGVLRNISDRKARERELTAQNERLNRFAGIVSHDLRNPLNVAQGHLEQARETDDCTDEDLEAVAWAHDRMAVLIENLLTVARERDPDPNTEPVDLATLTEDCWRHVETAAAALEIETDAVVQADRARLTQLLENLISNSVEHGSTSPASGSQRDAVEHGSTSPDSQARQDAVEHDDTDLTLTVGELDDADGNGFFVADDGSGIPADERDEVFESGYSSDGAGTGLGLAIVERIAEAHGWTVTVTEGDNGGARFELTGVDLVDRPRTGGDEE
- the pgk gene encoding phosphoglycerate kinase — encoded protein: MIETLDDLDVEGTTVGVRVDVNSPIDDDDTLADDARLRAHVDTLSELLEHGGQVAVLAHQGRPGGDDFVSLASHADRLAKLLGQPVDYVDATFTDAAREAVRGLSDGDCVVLENTRFYSEEYMEFDPERAARTHLVEGLEPVLDAYVNDAFAAAHRSQPSLVGLPTVLPSYAGRVMESELEVLGSIEETGHPRVYVLGGAKVPDSIDVAWSVLEKGLADHVLTAGVVGNVFLIADGVDLGDASSDFIYDQGYWDEIDRAADLLDAHGDRIALPRDVAVARDGQRHELGVNALPPGDGESAMDIGESTLNYYRRILMDAETVILNGPAGVFEDDRFQTGTRQLYGAATDIPTSIVGGGDTASALRKLGIDEFSHISTGGGAALRMLTAESLPAVTALKNAPQRPAADD
- a CDS encoding CBS domain-containing protein, with the translated sequence MESELSVRDVLTSDYVGVSESDTVREVVRLMREERTSCALVVRGAKPVGIMTEWDVLGLVADDLDPAETTIGDVMTTPVITVGPNRSLTDVATTMARQNIRNVVVEDDDGVAGLITQRDVIAAAGSFQATMTPARSSEPPVDRDRAVVEPGPARATEESDAPLRPNGGDEYTTQGVCEACGSLADSLWDANGQLVCADCRTV
- a CDS encoding GTP cyclohydrolase III, whose protein sequence is MTNTQVTLVQIDNYGPWTVTPEPRREADLQTMQSRLFADISQFVGNRGGYVFFTRFDNMIAVTNGCSLEDHALLQESVGNRYPVSLSLGVATGTSPVQALSDATERLQDAGSAQDENRRECLKGRVIEDDYRADEDIQIAHFDVINATGNYTDELNAFDTFIEIEQGYAELMRHMRYAHDSLSFFVGGDNVIVVCPDLAKGDYEEAVAHVEEAVDVGMQVGVGRGKSAHEAGFEAKHALETCRADGSRVELEWETA